The following coding sequences are from one Saprospiraceae bacterium window:
- a CDS encoding pirin family protein: protein MDKFVIHNAETRGHTQHGWLDSYHTFSFANYYNPERMHFGVLRVLNDDTVGAGMGFGTHPHDNMEIISIPLEGDLEHRDSMGNVAVIKNGDIQVMSAGTGITHSEHNKHKDRPVKFLQIWLFPNKKNVQPRYDQMTLNPSDRRNTFQQIVSPNPDDQGVWIQQNAWFYLSKFDNNFQMDYKLKDSNHGVYGFVLQGEVNINGISLNQRDGLGLWDTEAVSIKAESQDAELLLMELPMSI from the coding sequence ATGGACAAATTTGTAATTCATAATGCCGAAACAAGAGGTCATACACAGCATGGCTGGCTAGACAGTTATCATACTTTTAGTTTTGCAAATTATTACAATCCTGAGCGAATGCATTTTGGAGTTCTCAGGGTCCTTAACGATGACACTGTTGGGGCCGGCATGGGCTTTGGAACGCATCCTCATGATAATATGGAGATCATCAGTATTCCTCTGGAAGGTGATCTGGAGCATAGAGACAGTATGGGTAATGTAGCGGTTATCAAGAACGGGGATATACAGGTAATGAGTGCAGGAACCGGGATCACTCACAGTGAGCACAATAAACACAAAGACAGGCCGGTGAAATTTTTACAAATTTGGCTTTTCCCAAACAAAAAAAATGTGCAGCCTCGTTATGATCAAATGACTCTAAATCCTTCAGATCGTCGAAACACATTTCAACAAATCGTTTCGCCAAATCCTGATGATCAGGGAGTATGGATTCAGCAAAATGCCTGGTTTTATCTCAGTAAATTTGACAACAACTTTCAAATGGATTATAAATTGAAGGATAGTAATCATGGCGTATATGGATTTGTGCTTCAGGGAGAAGTAAACATCAATGGTATATCTCTCAATCAAAGAGACGGCTTAGGCCTTTGGGATACAGAAGCGGTTTCAATAAAAGCAGAAAGTCAAGATGCAGAATTATTGTTGATGGAACTACCAATGAGTATATGA
- a CDS encoding mechanosensitive ion channel: MAKKFSISKLFRYIIISVSWVISLHLLGFNVSVLMAGATALLVGLGFGLQNLFNDFISGVVLLLDGTLKVGDIIEVNSMIYKVEAINFRTTTVLGRDENYIILPNSELTSNRVVNWTHSAVSSRFRVTLGIEYTTDVPKLMQLLKEVVKKNQKILMEPEPFVRFDDFGDSALIFSVFFYTNEVFRVERLKSDIRLEILKTLRENNIHIPFPQRVVHIKSE, from the coding sequence ATTGCAAAGAAGTTTTCTATTTCCAAACTTTTCAGATACATTATCATTTCAGTTTCATGGGTCATCAGTTTACATTTGCTTGGATTTAATGTATCTGTCTTAATGGCCGGGGCAACGGCATTGCTTGTTGGTTTGGGATTCGGATTGCAAAACCTCTTCAATGATTTTATTTCAGGAGTTGTGTTGTTGCTGGATGGTACACTGAAGGTAGGAGATATCATTGAAGTAAACTCCATGATTTATAAAGTGGAGGCGATAAATTTTAGAACTACTACAGTTTTGGGAAGAGACGAAAATTATATCATTTTACCAAATTCCGAGCTTACGAGCAATAGGGTTGTGAACTGGACGCATAGTGCAGTTTCTTCCCGATTTAGAGTTACACTTGGAATTGAATATACCACAGATGTTCCCAAGTTGATGCAATTATTAAAAGAAGTAGTGAAAAAAAATCAAAAAATTTTGATGGAACCCGAACCCTTTGTAAGATTTGATGACTTTGGAGATTCCGCATTAATATTTTCTGTATTTTTTTACACCAACGAAGTTTTTAGAGTGGAGAGATTAAAAAGCGACATTAGGCTCGAGATATTGAAAACACTAAGGGAGAACAATATTCATATCCCTTTTCCTCAAAGGGTTGTTCATATCAAAAGCGAATGA